GGGGCGCCGACGTCCCCGCGGCTGGTCCGGCTCTCCACCGGGGCGCTCGGCGCGGGCGGCCGGCGGGGCGGCGCCACCGGTGATGCCGCGCTGCTCGGCGGCCTGGCCACCGCCTGCGTCGAACTGCTCACCGGCGATCAGGCCGGTTCGCTGTGCCGCTGCGCGGGCCCGGACTGCGGCCTGTTCTTCGTGCGGCACCATCCGCGCCGGCGCTACTGCCACGAGTCCTGCGGCCACCGCGACCGCCAGCAGCGGTACTACCGTAGACGCGCGGCGGATCGGCACTGACCACGGCGTTCTCCGGCGGGCCGGCGCCACGCCTCAGGCGGGCCGGTGACGGGTGCGCC
This genomic window from Catenuloplanes niger contains:
- a CDS encoding CGNR zinc finger domain-containing protein translates to MDDVELPLLGTEPLVVEFANTRYGDRDLLGTAELAGLWFTAAGAPPARDTAAARALRDSVHTLFTATVTGATPSATAITHVNEVAAGAPTSPRLVRLSTGALGAGGRRGGATGDAALLGGLATACVELLTGDQAGSLCRCAGPDCGLFFVRHHPRRRYCHESCGHRDRQQRYYRRRAADRH